In Natranaerobius trueperi, the sequence AACTGTATATTTGTAGCCTTGTTCGTAGTACTCTTTTGACCTTTTGATCGCCTGCTGGGCGTTACGATTCGGTCTGAATCCAAAGCTACTATCAGAAAATATCGGTTCAAATATTGGTTGAAGTACTTGTACTAGTGACTGTTGTACCATGCGGTCCA encodes:
- a CDS encoding reverse transcriptase domain-containing protein, with amino-acid sequence DRMVQQSLVQVLQPIFEPIFSDSSFGFRPNRNAQQAIKRSKEYYEQGYKYTVDIDLAKYFDTVNHDLLIGMVREQVKDETIIRLIRK